Proteins from one Ornithobacterium rhinotracheale genomic window:
- a CDS encoding TIM-barrel domain-containing protein — protein sequence MKTNKIALIALSVAGFVATPTMTEAQQTSSTTSELGVKSMPIVGAKKLNATTIEITLQNQQKILLDFYGNNIFRYFLDPSGKSFRKPQAKPGAEILIPNARKKVQNLSLNESGSNITIDTDVIAVVFDKKSGLFSIKNKKNNQWVVKEASPVEFQKNRVVITLKEQPNEYFYGGGVQNGRFSHKGRAINIVNENSWTDGGVASPKPFYWSTEGYGFMWYTFKKGKYDFGTRNSGVVKLQHDTDYADVFFMVSETPVGLLNDYYQLTGNPVLLPKFGFYQGHLNAYNRDYWKEDPKGILFEDGKKYKESQKDNGGIKESLNGEKNNYQFSARAVVDRYSRYDMPLGWILPNDGYGAGYGQTTTLDGNVQNLKQFTEYANKHGVEVGLWTQSDLHPKKGVEALLQRDIIKEVKDAGVRVLKTDVAWVGAGYSFGLNGVQDVAEIMPKYGNDARPFIISLDGWAGTQHYAGIWSGDQTGGNWEYIRFHIPTYLGSGLSGQPNISSDMDGIFGGKNPIVNTRDFQWKTFTPMQLNMDGWGANPKYPHILGEPTTSINRNYLKLKSELMPYIYSVANEAVDGDPMVRAMFLAEPNSYTLGKATEYQFLCGENFLVAPIYQDTKSDDKGNDIRNNIYLPKGLWIDYFSGDVYQGGQVINNFAAPIWKLPVFVKAGAIIPMANPNNNVSEIDKALRIYDIYPYGKSSFTEYDDDGLTQAYLKGKSTKTIINSDQNRDKVKVVVEPTSGDFKGFVKEKITEFRINVSEKPKRLKARIGRKRIKLKEVHSLKDFMEQTNVYFYNEKPNFNQFATKGSEFEKVEIIKNPQILVRLEKTDVAQNRVELEVKGFKFNTENPLLKKTGALQAPQNFAVTDENIKPYSLRPTWTAEPNADFYEIMLGDVKFSTIKNNELLIENLTAETPYDLKLRAVNKSGASDWATLAVTTKANPLQFAIEGIQGEISVPMQGGFELSNLFDRNEGSTMHTKYGAKAVPFDVIIDLKSYNELDKFSYLPRVDGGNGIFLKGKVYTSEDKKNWVESGTFSWDRSNTPKIFNFEKHPTARFVKIAVTEAVGNYGSGREIYVFKVPGTESFIPGDINNDGKIDQNDFTSYINYTGLKQGDSDFEGYVSRGDVNKNGWIDAYDISNVATQLEDGVNPNTSDKVEGNLSLSTDKKSYQAGDNVVVTIKGKGLKSVNALSLAIPYNSESYEFVSIKPLNLKSMENLTNDRLHSSGEKVLYPTFVNVGEKSVLNGDLDLCQIIFKAKKAGKPNFKAEKIILVDKNLNTQE from the coding sequence ATGAAAACAAACAAAATTGCTTTGATTGCCCTTTCGGTAGCTGGGTTTGTGGCGACTCCCACGATGACCGAAGCGCAACAAACTAGTTCTACGACAAGTGAACTTGGCGTAAAAAGTATGCCCATTGTGGGTGCAAAAAAGTTAAACGCTACTACGATAGAAATCACTTTGCAAAATCAGCAAAAGATTCTTTTAGATTTCTACGGAAACAATATTTTTAGGTATTTTCTAGACCCTTCGGGCAAGTCGTTCCGAAAGCCTCAAGCCAAGCCAGGGGCAGAAATCTTAATCCCAAATGCCCGCAAAAAAGTACAAAATTTATCCTTAAACGAAAGCGGCAGCAATATTACTATAGATACAGATGTAATTGCTGTGGTTTTTGATAAAAAATCGGGATTATTTAGCATAAAAAATAAGAAAAATAACCAATGGGTGGTAAAAGAAGCTTCGCCTGTTGAATTTCAAAAAAATCGTGTAGTTATTACTTTAAAAGAGCAGCCCAACGAGTATTTCTATGGCGGTGGTGTGCAAAACGGACGATTTTCGCATAAAGGTAGAGCCATCAACATTGTCAACGAAAACAGCTGGACAGATGGTGGCGTGGCTTCGCCTAAGCCTTTCTATTGGTCTACAGAAGGTTACGGATTTATGTGGTACACCTTTAAAAAAGGTAAATATGATTTCGGTACCCGAAACAGCGGTGTGGTAAAATTGCAACACGACACAGACTATGCCGATGTGTTCTTCATGGTGAGCGAAACGCCAGTGGGACTTTTAAACGACTATTATCAATTAACGGGAAATCCTGTTTTGTTGCCAAAATTTGGATTTTATCAAGGGCATTTAAATGCTTATAACCGAGATTATTGGAAAGAAGACCCTAAGGGAATTCTGTTCGAAGATGGCAAAAAGTACAAAGAAAGCCAAAAGGACAACGGCGGAATCAAAGAATCTCTAAACGGCGAAAAAAATAATTATCAATTCTCGGCGCGTGCTGTGGTCGATCGTTACAGCCGTTACGATATGCCTCTGGGGTGGATTTTGCCCAACGATGGTTATGGTGCAGGATATGGGCAAACTACTACGCTCGACGGAAATGTTCAGAATTTAAAGCAATTTACCGAGTATGCCAATAAGCATGGCGTAGAGGTGGGGCTTTGGACGCAATCTGATTTACACCCGAAAAAAGGTGTGGAAGCCCTTTTGCAGCGTGACATCATCAAGGAAGTAAAAGATGCAGGCGTGCGCGTGCTCAAGACCGATGTGGCTTGGGTGGGAGCAGGATATTCTTTTGGGCTAAATGGTGTGCAAGATGTCGCGGAAATTATGCCTAAATATGGAAACGACGCGCGTCCGTTTATCATTTCATTAGATGGTTGGGCAGGAACCCAGCACTATGCAGGAATTTGGTCGGGCGACCAAACGGGCGGAAACTGGGAATATATCCGATTCCATATACCGACCTACTTAGGTAGTGGATTATCTGGTCAGCCCAATATTTCATCGGATATGGACGGAATCTTTGGAGGTAAAAATCCAATTGTGAATACCCGTGATTTCCAATGGAAAACCTTTACACCTATGCAGCTGAACATGGATGGCTGGGGTGCAAATCCTAAATATCCACACATTTTGGGAGAGCCTACGACTTCAATCAATAGAAATTATTTAAAATTAAAATCTGAATTAATGCCATACATTTATAGTGTGGCCAACGAAGCTGTAGATGGCGACCCGATGGTGCGTGCGATGTTTCTTGCGGAACCCAATTCATACACGCTCGGAAAAGCAACCGAATATCAATTTTTGTGTGGTGAAAACTTCCTTGTAGCACCGATTTATCAAGATACAAAATCAGATGACAAAGGAAACGATATTAGAAATAATATTTATTTGCCTAAAGGTCTTTGGATTGATTATTTCTCTGGCGATGTGTACCAAGGTGGGCAAGTCATCAACAATTTTGCAGCACCGATTTGGAAACTGCCAGTTTTTGTAAAAGCGGGAGCAATCATTCCGATGGCAAATCCAAACAACAATGTGTCTGAAATAGACAAAGCATTGAGAATTTACGACATTTATCCTTACGGAAAATCAAGTTTTACCGAATACGATGACGATGGGCTCACACAAGCTTATTTAAAAGGAAAATCAACCAAAACGATAATCAATTCAGACCAAAATAGAGACAAAGTTAAGGTAGTGGTGGAGCCTACAAGTGGTGATTTTAAAGGTTTTGTGAAAGAAAAAATTACAGAATTTAGAATTAATGTAAGCGAAAAGCCCAAAAGATTAAAAGCACGCATTGGTAGAAAAAGAATTAAGCTAAAAGAAGTACATTCACTAAAAGACTTTATGGAGCAAACCAATGTTTATTTCTATAACGAAAAACCAAATTTCAATCAATTTGCGACCAAAGGTAGCGAGTTTGAAAAAGTGGAAATCATCAAAAATCCACAAATTTTAGTTCGTTTGGAAAAAACAGATGTAGCCCAAAACAGAGTAGAGCTAGAAGTAAAAGGATTTAAATTTAATACAGAAAATCCATTATTAAAGAAAACAGGCGCATTGCAAGCACCACAAAATTTTGCAGTGACCGATGAGAATATAAAACCGTATAGCCTTCGCCCAACTTGGACAGCGGAGCCAAATGCGGATTTCTATGAAATTATGCTCGGAGATGTTAAGTTTTCTACCATTAAAAACAATGAATTGTTGATTGAAAACTTGACTGCCGAAACGCCGTATGATTTAAAATTGAGAGCCGTGAACAAATCAGGCGCGTCAGACTGGGCAACACTCGCGGTGACAACCAAAGCCAATCCGTTGCAATTTGCAATTGAAGGCATTCAAGGTGAGATTTCAGTGCCTATGCAAGGTGGATTTGAGCTTAGTAATTTATTCGATAGAAACGAAGGCTCAACCATGCATACAAAATATGGCGCGAAAGCCGTTCCGTTTGATGTCATCATCGATTTGAAATCCTACAACGAATTGGATAAATTCTCTTATTTGCCAAGAGTAGATGGTGGAAATGGTATTTTCTTGAAAGGAAAAGTGTACACCAGCGAAGACAAAAAGAATTGGGTAGAGAGCGGAACATTTAGCTGGGACAGAAGCAATACACCAAAAATCTTTAATTTTGAAAAACACCCAACGGCTCGTTTCGTGAAAATCGCTGTAACCGAGGCGGTGGGCAACTATGGAAGCGGACGCGAAATTTATGTGTTCAAGGTGCCAGGCACAGAAAGCTTTATTCCGGGCGACATTAACAACGATGGCAAAATCGACCAAAACGACTTTACATCTTACATCAACTATACTGGGCTAAAACAAGGTGATTCTGATTTTGAAGGTTATGTAAGCCGTGGTGATGTCAATAAAAATGGCTGGATTGATGCCTACGACATCTCCAATGTTGCCACTCAATTGGAAGATGGCGTAAACCCAAATACATCGGATAAAGTGGAGGGTAATTTAAGTCTTTCAACCGATAAGAAATCCTACCAAGCGGGAGATAATGTGGTGGTTACCATCAAAGGTAAAGGACTTAAATCTGTGAATGCGCTGAGTTTAGCGATTCCGTATAACAGCGAGTCTTATGAGTTTGTTTCAATTAAGCCATTGAATTTGAAATCTATGGAAAACTTGACCAACGACCGTTTGCACTCAAGTGGAGAAAAAGTGCTTTATCCTACTTTTGTGAATGTGGGTGAGAAGTCAGTGCTAAATGGAGATTTAGACCTTTGCCAAATTATTTTTAAAGCTAAAAAAGCAGGAAAACCGAATTTTAAAGCAGAGAAAATCATCTTGGTAGATAAAAATCTAAACACTCAAGAATAG
- the atpG gene encoding ATP synthase F1 subunit gamma has product MANLKEIRSRIISIGSTMQITNAMKMVSAAKLKKAQNAIEQMRPYAEKLRELMANVSMDTEGVSSVYSQNREVKNVLIVAITSNRGLAGAFNANIIKEVIRSSNEDFAGKKVSILAIGKKGNDLLKKDHKIHSNESDLWDDFTFENSSKIAESVMKSFKDHIYDEVYLVYNQFKNAATQIIKNEKFLPITVDNNNEGKGIHVDYIFEPGKKEILIDLLPKTLKIQLFKALSDSFASEHGARMTAMHKATDNATELQKELKLQYNKARQAAITNEITEIVGGADALAG; this is encoded by the coding sequence ATGGCGAATTTAAAAGAAATCAGAAGTAGAATCATTTCGATAGGCTCAACAATGCAGATTACCAATGCAATGAAAATGGTATCTGCCGCTAAGCTCAAAAAAGCGCAAAACGCCATTGAGCAAATGCGCCCCTATGCCGAGAAATTGAGAGAGCTTATGGCTAATGTGAGCATGGATACAGAAGGAGTAAGTAGCGTCTATTCTCAAAATAGAGAAGTGAAAAATGTACTCATAGTAGCCATTACATCGAATCGTGGGTTAGCTGGAGCTTTCAATGCTAATATCATTAAGGAAGTAATCCGAAGCAGTAATGAAGATTTTGCAGGTAAAAAAGTTTCAATTTTAGCCATCGGGAAAAAAGGGAATGACTTGCTCAAAAAAGACCATAAAATTCACAGTAACGAGTCTGATTTATGGGACGATTTCACTTTTGAAAATAGCTCAAAAATAGCCGAAAGTGTTATGAAATCCTTCAAAGATCATATCTACGATGAGGTTTATCTTGTGTACAACCAATTTAAAAATGCGGCGACACAAATCATCAAAAATGAGAAATTTTTACCTATCACCGTGGATAATAACAATGAGGGGAAAGGAATACATGTAGATTATATTTTTGAGCCAGGCAAAAAAGAAATCCTTATAGATTTGTTACCAAAAACGCTTAAAATACAATTATTTAAAGCTTTGTCTGATTCATTCGCATCGGAACATGGTGCCCGTATGACAGCAATGCATAAAGCTACAGATAATGCTACCGAGCTACAAAAAGAACTCAAATTGCAATACAATAAGGCAAGACAAGCGGCAATTACCAACGAGATTACGGAAATTGTAGGTGGAGCCGATGCGCTTGCTGGATAA
- the atpA gene encoding F0F1 ATP synthase subunit alpha codes for MAEINPAEVSAILKQQLANASSDFDLAEVGTVLEIGDGIARIYGLENAQYGELVQFDNGEEGLVQNLEEDNVGVVLLGSSQGVKEGDTAKRTKRIASIKVGESMLGRVVDTLGNPIDGKEPLSGELYDLPLERKAPGVLFREPVSEPLQTGIVAIDSMVPIGRGQRELIIGDRQTGKSTVAIDTILNQKEFYDKGEPVYCIYVAVGQKASTVAQTYNVLEKYGAMDYTIIVAANASDPAPMQVWAPFAGAAIGEYFRDTGRSALIIYDDLSKQAVAYREVSLLLRRPPGREAYPGDVFYLHSRLLERAAKVIGNDEVAKNMNDLPEALKGKVKGGGSLTALPIIETQAGDVSAYIPTNVISITDGQIFLESDLFNSGVKPAINVGVSVSRVGGSAQIKSMKKVSGTLKLDQAQFRELEAFAKFGSDLDAATMAVIGKGERNVEILKQSVNSPMPVEDQVAIVYAGVNNLLRDVPVEKVKEFQEDYLAYLNAKHRDTLDELKAGKYTEELTKVLDEAAKEISAKYKK; via the coding sequence ATGGCAGAAATAAATCCAGCTGAAGTTTCAGCGATATTAAAACAACAACTCGCCAACGCAAGTTCAGATTTCGATTTGGCAGAAGTAGGCACTGTTCTAGAAATTGGAGACGGGATTGCCCGCATCTACGGACTTGAAAATGCTCAATATGGTGAGCTAGTACAATTTGACAATGGCGAAGAAGGACTGGTTCAGAATTTAGAGGAAGACAATGTAGGGGTGGTTCTCCTAGGCTCATCTCAGGGCGTAAAGGAGGGCGATACTGCTAAGCGAACCAAGAGAATTGCCTCTATTAAAGTGGGCGAGAGTATGCTCGGGCGCGTAGTAGACACACTAGGAAATCCAATTGATGGCAAAGAGCCACTATCTGGCGAATTATATGATTTGCCATTGGAGAGAAAAGCGCCAGGCGTATTATTCCGTGAGCCCGTTTCAGAACCATTGCAAACAGGTATTGTGGCAATTGATTCTATGGTGCCAATCGGAAGAGGGCAGCGTGAGCTCATCATCGGTGATAGACAAACAGGAAAATCTACCGTGGCGATTGATACCATTCTTAACCAAAAAGAATTTTACGACAAAGGAGAGCCCGTATACTGTATTTATGTAGCCGTGGGGCAAAAAGCATCTACCGTGGCACAAACATACAATGTCCTAGAAAAATACGGCGCTATGGATTACACCATTATCGTAGCCGCAAATGCCTCAGACCCTGCACCTATGCAAGTATGGGCGCCATTTGCAGGAGCCGCAATTGGTGAATATTTTAGAGACACAGGGCGTTCAGCTTTAATTATTTACGATGATTTATCAAAGCAAGCGGTGGCATACCGTGAGGTATCTCTACTACTTAGAAGACCCCCAGGGCGTGAGGCCTACCCAGGAGATGTATTCTACCTGCATTCAAGGCTATTAGAGCGTGCAGCTAAAGTAATTGGAAATGATGAGGTAGCCAAAAACATGAACGACTTACCTGAAGCCTTAAAAGGTAAAGTAAAAGGAGGGGGATCTTTGACTGCATTGCCAATTATCGAAACACAAGCAGGAGACGTGTCTGCCTATATTCCTACCAATGTGATTTCAATTACAGACGGACAGATTTTCTTAGAGTCAGATTTATTTAACTCAGGGGTGAAACCAGCGATCAATGTTGGGGTTTCAGTATCTCGTGTAGGTGGTTCTGCTCAGATTAAATCAATGAAAAAAGTATCTGGAACTTTAAAACTAGACCAAGCGCAGTTTAGAGAGTTGGAAGCCTTTGCTAAATTCGGTTCAGACCTTGACGCTGCGACAATGGCGGTAATCGGAAAAGGAGAAAGAAACGTTGAAATCTTGAAACAAAGCGTGAACTCTCCAATGCCAGTGGAAGACCAAGTAGCTATCGTTTATGCAGGGGTGAATAACTTATTGAGAGATGTTCCTGTCGAAAAAGTAAAAGAATTCCAAGAAGATTATCTAGCTTATTTGAATGCAAAACATAGAGATACGCTAGATGAATTGAAGGCAGGTAAATACACGGAAGAATTAACCAAAGTGCTAGACGAAGCAGCAAAAGAAATCTCTGCAAAATACAAGAAATAA
- the atpH gene encoding ATP synthase F1 subunit delta, whose protein sequence is MANYRVAKRYAKAFFEVLPQEKQKKAVQEMRDILTAFKTSRDFKNFLSSPIISDEKKQSIAKEVFQNFSPETQKLVALLIKNGRAANLKEVATAVIERYRIINGIKRAHISSAYPLSSEELNAIVAKTQATLGIAADKIEVVQKVDESLIGGFILRVDDTQFDASIKTRLSEIKQAFDTQKIISKI, encoded by the coding sequence ATGGCAAATTATAGAGTTGCTAAACGATACGCAAAAGCTTTTTTTGAAGTTTTGCCACAAGAGAAACAAAAAAAAGCAGTGCAAGAAATGAGGGATATTCTCACGGCATTTAAAACTAGCCGTGATTTTAAAAATTTCTTAAGCAGCCCAATTATCTCAGATGAGAAGAAACAGAGCATCGCTAAGGAAGTGTTCCAAAACTTCTCGCCTGAAACTCAAAAGTTGGTAGCTCTTTTAATAAAAAACGGAAGAGCCGCTAATTTAAAAGAGGTTGCCACAGCCGTTATTGAGCGCTATCGCATCATCAATGGGATTAAAAGAGCGCATATTTCTAGCGCCTATCCTCTTTCTAGCGAGGAGCTAAACGCCATAGTGGCTAAAACGCAAGCTACATTGGGCATCGCGGCTGATAAAATTGAGGTGGTTCAGAAGGTAGATGAATCTCTCATTGGAGGCTTTATCCTAAGGGTAGACGATACGCAATTTGACGCCTCTATTAAAACAAGGCTTAGCGAAATTAAACAAGCATTTGACACACAAAAAATTATATCAAAGATTTAA
- a CDS encoding F0F1 ATP synthase subunit B, translated as MDKLINDFSVGLFFWVTLLFLILMFVLRKFAWKPILTAIEERENGIEEALLQAEKAREEMKALKAENEQIMQQAREESDAMLKEAKAMKEREVEAAKEIAKTEADKIIEAARRTIESEKNLAIAEVKDQVASLSLQVAEKVLRDNLKSEDQQKNLVDKLINEIKLS; from the coding sequence ATGGATAAATTAATCAATGATTTTTCAGTAGGTTTATTTTTTTGGGTAACACTACTATTTTTAATATTAATGTTTGTGCTCAGAAAATTTGCTTGGAAACCGATTTTAACCGCGATAGAAGAGCGAGAAAACGGAATTGAGGAGGCTTTGCTCCAAGCAGAAAAAGCAAGAGAAGAAATGAAAGCTCTCAAAGCTGAAAACGAGCAAATCATGCAACAAGCTCGCGAGGAGAGTGATGCGATGCTTAAAGAAGCTAAAGCGATGAAAGAAAGAGAAGTAGAAGCGGCTAAAGAAATTGCTAAAACAGAAGCAGATAAAATTATTGAAGCAGCTAGACGCACCATCGAGAGTGAGAAAAATCTTGCCATCGCAGAAGTAAAAGATCAAGTAGCAAGCTTATCGTTACAAGTAGCTGAAAAGGTGTTGAGAGATAATTTAAAATCAGAAGATCAACAAAAGAATTTAGTCGACAAGCTTATCAACGAAATTAAATTGAGCTAA
- the atpE gene encoding ATP synthase F0 subunit C has translation MSQIPVMVGAGLVIIGAGLGIGKIGGTAMEAIARQPEASGKIQVAMIIAAALIEGLAFAALFAVK, from the coding sequence ATGAGTCAAATTCCAGTAATGGTAGGTGCAGGATTAGTAATCATCGGAGCAGGATTAGGCATCGGTAAAATCGGTGGAACTGCTATGGAAGCTATTGCACGCCAGCCAGAAGCATCAGGTAAAATTCAAGTAGCAATGATTATTGCTGCTGCCTTGATCGAAGGTTTAGCATTCGCTGCTTTATTCGCAGTAAAATAA
- the atpB gene encoding F0F1 ATP synthase subunit A, translated as MLRNTHKFLLACLALLMSINVFGQDLVGMAEQEGKSHHDESKEVSIAEEIDQDIQHHIMDSHYFDIMHDTESDTYYGFPLPVILWDNGLKVFMSSEFDHGKKVVEKDGNFYKLYHSKIYKTDATGTLTYDDEHHPTNAKPLDFSITKSVFSIMVAFVLLFLIFRASAKSYAKSSIPKGIGRFMEPLIMYVRDEIAIPNIGEKHYKKYMSYLLTIFFFIWILNIIGMMPFGVNVTGNIAVTFALAIMTFVITNVSGNKTYWKHIFDPLGDSMPWFGKIFIYPILVPIEILGIFVKPFSLMIRLYANITAGHIVLMSLIGLIFIFRNFGGGAMSLVLSILISFIEFFVAALQAYIFTTLSALYFGMAVEEHAEEH; from the coding sequence ATGTTACGAAACACCCATAAGTTTTTGCTTGCATGTTTGGCGTTATTGATGTCGATAAATGTGTTTGGGCAAGATTTGGTAGGAATGGCTGAGCAAGAAGGTAAGTCTCACCATGATGAGTCTAAAGAAGTGTCGATTGCAGAGGAAATTGATCAAGATATCCAGCACCATATTATGGATTCTCATTATTTCGATATTATGCATGATACGGAATCCGATACTTATTATGGATTCCCTCTTCCAGTAATTTTGTGGGACAATGGCTTAAAAGTTTTCATGTCATCGGAATTTGATCATGGGAAGAAAGTCGTAGAAAAAGACGGAAATTTTTATAAACTGTATCACAGCAAAATTTATAAAACAGATGCAACAGGTACTCTGACTTACGATGATGAGCACCATCCAACCAATGCAAAACCATTGGATTTCTCTATTACCAAGAGTGTTTTCTCTATCATGGTAGCCTTTGTATTGTTGTTTTTGATTTTTAGAGCATCGGCAAAATCATATGCCAAATCATCGATTCCAAAAGGTATTGGTAGATTTATGGAGCCACTCATCATGTATGTGCGAGATGAGATTGCGATTCCCAACATCGGTGAAAAACACTATAAAAAGTATATGAGCTATTTGCTCACAATTTTCTTCTTTATTTGGATTCTTAATATCATAGGTATGATGCCATTTGGTGTCAATGTAACGGGAAACATAGCCGTAACATTTGCTTTGGCGATTATGACCTTTGTGATTACTAATGTTTCAGGAAACAAAACTTATTGGAAACATATTTTTGATCCACTTGGTGATTCCATGCCTTGGTTTGGTAAAATCTTTATTTACCCTATTTTGGTCCCAATTGAAATTTTAGGAATCTTTGTTAAACCATTCTCCTTGATGATTCGTTTATATGCAAACATCACGGCAGGACATATAGTATTGATGAGTTTGATTGGTTTAATCTTTATTTTTAGAAACTTCGGCGGGGGCGCAATGTCCCTCGTGCTATCAATATTAATATCATTTATAGAATTCTTCGTAGCAGCCTTGCAGGCATACATTTTCACAACGCTTTCGGCATTGTACTTTGGTATGGCGGTTGAGGAACACGCAGAAGAACATTAA
- a CDS encoding AtpZ/AtpI family protein has translation MDNKGKNTWLQLTSVGIQIGVVMYLAAWAGQWCDEHYQNETSWFTLGFTIVGMLVSLFFLYELIKNVNK, from the coding sequence GTGGATAACAAAGGCAAAAATACATGGTTACAATTAACCTCGGTAGGGATTCAAATCGGTGTGGTAATGTACTTGGCGGCGTGGGCAGGGCAATGGTGCGATGAGCATTACCAGAACGAAACCAGCTGGTTTACGCTGGGTTTTACGATTGTAGGAATGCTTGTTTCGCTTTTTTTCTTGTACGAATTGATTAAAAATGTCAATAAATGA
- the dusB gene encoding tRNA dihydrouridine synthase DusB: MTKIGNITLPDFPLLLAPMEDVSDPPFRRVCKENGADLMYSEFISSEGLIRDAIKSKKKLDIFDYERPIGIQIFGGDEEAMALSARIVETVKPDLVDINFGCPVKKVVCKGAGAGVLKDIDLMVRLTESVVKSTSLPVTVKTRLGWDHDNINIYEVAERLQDVGIQALSIHGRTRAQMYKGEADWSEIARVKNNPRIHIPIFGNGDIDSPEKALEYKNRYGVDGIMIGRAAIGYPWIFREIKHYLKTGELLAPPTIAERVDAVKKHLEFSCEWKGEKVGILEMRKHYSNYFKGIQHFKSFRKELVSLDNKDDLFHVLSKIIEEYES; encoded by the coding sequence ATGACAAAAATAGGAAACATCACATTGCCAGACTTCCCATTATTGCTCGCCCCTATGGAAGATGTGAGCGACCCACCGTTTAGACGCGTGTGCAAGGAGAATGGCGCAGATTTAATGTACTCAGAGTTTATTTCGTCTGAGGGACTCATACGAGACGCGATTAAAAGCAAGAAAAAATTAGATATTTTTGATTACGAACGCCCCATAGGAATCCAGATTTTCGGGGGAGATGAGGAGGCAATGGCACTTTCTGCCCGCATTGTAGAAACCGTGAAACCCGATTTGGTAGACATCAACTTTGGTTGCCCTGTCAAGAAAGTCGTGTGCAAAGGTGCTGGTGCAGGCGTTTTAAAAGATATAGATTTAATGGTTCGCCTTACTGAATCGGTAGTGAAATCCACTTCGCTACCCGTAACGGTAAAAACTCGTTTGGGCTGGGATCACGACAACATTAATATCTACGAAGTTGCCGAAAGATTGCAAGATGTAGGCATTCAAGCACTTTCCATCCATGGCAGAACTCGCGCACAAATGTACAAAGGCGAAGCCGACTGGTCGGAAATTGCACGAGTGAAAAATAACCCAAGAATCCACATTCCGATTTTCGGGAATGGAGATATTGATTCGCCTGAAAAAGCTTTAGAATACAAAAATCGTTATGGTGTAGATGGCATCATGATCGGGCGCGCTGCGATTGGGTATCCTTGGATTTTTAGAGAGATTAAACATTATCTAAAAACGGGAGAATTGCTTGCACCACCTACCATTGCCGAACGCGTAGACGCCGTGAAAAAACACCTTGAGTTCTCATGCGAATGGAAAGGCGAGAAAGTAGGAATTTTGGAAATGCGAAAACATTATTCCAATTATTTCAAGGGCATTCAGCATTTTAAATCATTTAGAAAAGAGTTAGTTTCTC